A stretch of DNA from Equus asinus isolate D_3611 breed Donkey chromosome 20, EquAss-T2T_v2, whole genome shotgun sequence:
tgtctcccccactagactggGAGCAGGgcgagggcaggggctgggtctgtctgtctgcctgttgaGGTCACGGCCACGTCCCTGGCGTGTGACACGGGGTCGCCGCCAGGTCACCGGATGCCGAGGGGCCCCGGGATCGGGAGGAAGGAGCCGCTGTGGGGTCTCACCGGCTGGTTGAGGTGGTGGCCCACAGAGTCGGCCAGAGTGCCGATGGCATCGTAGAGGATCAGCAGGTTCTTGTGCTGGTACTTGCCGAAGGCGAAGACGAGGGTATCGAGGATGTAGCTAAGGTATGGCACCAGCTCCGTGcaggcctcctcctccagggtGGCGAAGGcgctggaggagaggagggctcAGGGGGTGGCTGCAAGCAGGGCAGAACCACGGGCGGGATGGGGAGGGCGTGCTCGGGATCAGCCAGTACGAATACGCGAGAAATCAGCTTGATGTCACGGGTCATGCATATCATCACTTCCCGGAGGGGCAGGGGTAGGGGCTGTGGGACCAGGGGCAGAAGGTCACCTGCAGGCCGCCTCCTGCACCCTCTTGTTGCCATCCAGGATGCGCTTGAGCAGCTCCGTCATCAGGGGCTTAAGGTGCATATCAGGCGGCTGGCTGACCACCCAGTGGGCATAGCGGCTCAACGTCCAGCAGGCGATGGAGCGGACCAGGGCCTTCTTGTCCGACAGGCACTGGATGAGGTGCGGGATCAGCTCAGGCAGGTAGGGCACCATGCCCTGCATGCAGCCTGCAAGGACAGGGACAGGGGTGAGGCTGAGCCCAGCTGGGCCCGGCCACACCCACCCTtctggggagagacagagaaactgaggctcggaggtTACATAAGTGGCCCAGCATCACAGAGCAGGTAAAGGCAGGGTCAGGACGGAAGACAGCTCAGAGCGAGCCTGTCCCCTCCAGTGGCCCCAGCCCGTCCTGGTGACCCGTGAATGCACCGACAGCTGGGCTGCACAGTGACTCAGGCTTTGTGGGCAGCAGTGACCCAGATGGACGGAGTTTCTTCCTTTGAAAACTTTCTTGatgtttgtgatttttctttttctatttttcttctttttttaaaaaaccatgaaCGCATCTCTCTGTTAATCAGAGATCTCAGCTAATAGCACACCCCTTATAATCCACGACACGAGACCTATTTTTACTGGTTTCGGGTCAGTTCTTCTAGATCTGTTCCCATTAACACACAGGAGACAAAATGTAGTCTGttaatacatatacacatattaaCATAAGCTACGTTACACTTAGCATACAAGGAAACCTTTATGACAAGCTTTAAAAGCtcccaggctggggctggccccgtggcgcagtggttaagttcacacgttctgtttctcagcggcccgggcttcgccagttcggatcctgggtgcggacatggcactgcgtggcaaaagccatgctgcggtaggcatcccaggtataaagtagaggaagatgggcatggatgtgagctcagggccagtcttcctcagcaaaaaagaggaggattggcagtagttagctcagggctaatcttcctcaaaaaaaaaaaaaaaaagctctcggGGAAAGGTGTCCCCGCCGAGTTGTGGCCTGTTTCTGACAGGCCTGGAGGCCGAGGCAGTCACCAGGGACGCCTGCAACAGATGCACAGAGCAGTCTGGGAATTCAGCTGTTCACCTTGTTGGGACAAAGGGAGCCGGAGGAACACGCCACTAAGAGCACTCTGAGCAGAAGTGGAGGAAACAGCACCGCTGCACCCTTGTCGTTCTGCAGGCAGCCTGGCGGCCAGCTGCACCCAGACCGCCCGGGGAAGTGGTATCaatctctctgctcctctgtATCCCCATCTAGAACACCCAGCTCACTGGGGTGGTGAGCCCGTGGCCCCCGGCTGCCTCCCGCAGGGCAAACCCTGCAGAAGTCCCTTGATGTCGGGTTGCTGTAATGATGCTCCCAACCTCACGAAACTGCCGGCCCGTGAGGATTGGGGAGAGCCTGCATTTGTGGGGCTGGGGTTCCTTTCAGGCCCACAGGCTGAGGGGAAGATTCAAATCCCAGAGCTGTCTGGAGGAGGGTGAGCAGGCCTCTGGAGAGCTCACCCCAGACACAGCCCTgcgtgggccagccccagacagtCTGAGCCAGCACGGGGCTCAGAGGTCGGGCGAAGCCGGGCGGGCGGGACTCACCCTCAGCGATGGCACCCAGCACCAGGATGCCTGACTCCTTGACCACCCACTCAGGGTGGAAGAGGAGGCCcttgaggagggggaggaggtggggcagcaGCTCCTCCCGGAAGACGTTGGCCAGGACGTCCAGCGCAGCCGCCGAGCACTtccctggggtgggaggagaaactGTGGGGTAGGCTCGGGGAGGCCCATCGGGCACGCCGCAGGCCCTCGCCGACTGTACCCCCAGGGTCAGAGATCACGATCAGAATCTGCACGATCTGCTCTGCGGAGGCTTCCAATCACCTCTCGAGAGACAGCCCAGGGCTTGCCCCCCACGATCCCCCCTTGCCCCAGGCCAGGCCACGCACTCAGATTCCAGTCGGACAAagcatcgtcatcatcatcatcctctgCGTCCTCGGAGCTGTCAGGCCGCTCGGCCTCATGGGGCAGCGTGACCGTGCGTGACTTGTGGAAGCGTGGCTTGATGTCCTGCTCGCTGTCGGGGACCGCCTCATCCTCCTCCACGTCCCCCTGCGGGGCCAGGCACAGCACTAAGTACCCCCAGGGCCCCCAGACCTACGCCTCGCCCACTGGCCCACACCCAGCAGTTGGCCTGACCGACCTTGAGCAGGATGATGTCAATTTCCGAGTACTTCATCCCGTTCACCAGGATGGGGATCAACCTGCCGGTAGAGAAGCTGTTCATCAGGCTGCAGGGCCCCAGGGAGGCTGACAGCCCCGGGAAGAGGAAAGCAGAGGGGCCAAGGGGCCGCCTGTCCCAAGCCTGCTGATTCTGCTTCTCCGTGTCCATTCACTTCCCGCAGGGGATGCCAAGCCAGCCTAGTCTCAGCCCGTGACTGGGACAGAGGTGACACGACTCCTGGCTCCACAGGAGGGTTCCTGACCCACACTTGGCCCCTCAGTGAATTCCAGATCCCTGAATACACTGAAAAGCTGAGAACAATGCCAGACCCCTAGCACCCCAAAAGGCAGGGAGATGGGGCCCTACCACCAGGCACTTCCATGGGATGGGGCCAGGTTAGGGGAGCAAACAGGAGGCAGGGCAGCCAGCCCCCTCAGCCGGAGCCCATGCACCTCGGGACTGGAAACTGTGATTACACCTCCACTGACTTGGGGAGAGGTGAGTGATCCCTGTTGGTCAAGGAAGGTCAGCCCTAGGACTTTTGCTGGAAAAACTGGTCAAGAGAGAAACTCTTTACTCTGAGGTTCCTAAGCTGGAAGGTTGCACAAGGCCACAACACTACCACGAGGGAAGGTCGTGCCTGAGAATGAAGCTGGCACAGACGAAGTAGATGTGAGACTAGACAGATATCTTTCACATCCtttgagcacctggatccagctATACCTGAAGCTTCTGTtgacatttcattttttctacCTATAATTTACCTAATTTTTAAGTCATTAAAAGCTACATTCTTATCACTTTCAATACTATGTCTGCAGGGATAGAAGGTAAACTGAGACAGAAGACATGAACTGAGGCTCGGGTGGGACGGAGGGCAGGAGCAGCACTCACTGGACCAGGTGGGAGGCCAGGACTTCCTTGCAGATGGGCTGCTCGGCCAGTGTCAGCCAGAACTCACAGGCCTCAAGGGCCACGTTCTCATCGTGGTCCTGGGTCCTCTGCAGCATATACTGGGGCAGGTGGGAGAAGGTGTGAGGCCCGGCCGGCTGGTGGTGGGGGCTCCCCCACTGCCTCCCACCCCATGGCACTGGCCTGGGCCATGCACACCTGGATGATGCTGTGCATGTGGGGGATAAGCCTGTCGATTCGCACTTCCAGCAGCATCACCAGAGCGCGGCACACATTCTTCCGCACCTCGGGGTCGTCGTCCACGGCCAGGGCGAACAGGTGCTGCGGGGCAGGCAGGGTCAGCTGTGGCGGGGCCCTCAGCCCTCGGCCTGCTCACCCCCAGCCCGGCAGCCCACCTCGATGAAGGTGTCGATGTTGTCCATCAGCGCCTGGGCCCGGTCCATGATGAACTGGTTCACGCAGGCGATGGCGTGGGACCTGCCAGGGGGCGAGCACACGGTCAGCCTCGAGCCTGCCTGCCCAGGACCCGCAGACCCCGGGGCTACACCCACCGGATCTTGGGGCTGCAGTGCTTGAAGAACTGGAGGAACTTGGGGATCATGACGTTGAGGGGCCTGTTGAGGGCATCGCTGTCCAGAAGCTCAGAAGAGTCTTCGCAGATCTTCTGCAGGGCTCCGAAGGCTCCCTGAGTGGAGGGGGGCGGCCAGATGGGCGTGGGTCCCGGTCAGGCTCCCGCGCCCATGCCCGCTCGGGGGCCACGGCTTGTTGCCTACCTCGCAAGTGTTGTAATCCTCTGAGTTGAGCAGGTTGCACAGCTGGGGCAGCAGCTCGGGCCACATCTGCAGCTCGCCCTTGGAAGCGATGGTGGTGATGAGAATGCCTGGGGCGGCCGGGAAAGGACGCTGCCTCAGGCGGGGTGCGGGCCCGCTCGGCAGCCCGGCCCTCACCGCCCCCAGAAGCACCACACGCCCCTTTGAGATCCTCCAAGCCTCACTGTGAGCCAGCTCCGCTCCCGGCTCTGAGGCAGCCCAGCACTAAACACCAAATCCCCGCCCCTGGGATCTGACCGTCTGGTGAGGTAAAGAGAAAGCAGCAAAGACCTGGGAAGTGAGACACCAAGAGCTAAGTGGGGAAACAAAGCAGAGAAGGTGGCCGGCAAGGGCTGAGGGTGAAGGCAGCCATTTTAAACTGGGTGTCCAGAGCAGGCTTCAGCCAGGTGCCATCTTGATATCTGAGCAAAGACCTGCAGGTGAGGGAGAAGCCGTCCAGGTCCCTGGGCAAGGAGCAGCCAAGACAGAAGGAAGGGCAGGTGCAAAGGGCCGGCAGCAGGAGGCCTGGTGTGCTCACAGATGGGTGAGGAGTAAGTGGGGCTGACGGAGAGAGCGAGAGGAGGTGACGGCTGGGTCGGGAGCGGGGCAGGTCGTGCAGGGCCACGTGGCCTTGGGGAAGCCTTGTACTGCGTATTAGAAACCCAAGTGCGACCTGCAGGAGGCTTCTAAAGTGAGAGGGCAGTGGAGCGGTCTGGCGGCTGACTGACTCATGATGTCAGTACAGATGGTAACTAAAGCCAGGAGATGGCAGTGTTTCCCAGAGGGGAAGCTGCCACTGCCCACACTCCAGATGACCCCAGCTCCCTGATCAGGTAGACTGAGTGCAGCCTTAGGCCCGTCCTTGTATGACCTGGGCCACATCacccaacctctctgtgcctcaacgGAGATAAAGAACACGATGTCCTAGGACTACCAGGAAGCTTCAACAACTTAAGTACTTGGAGCAGAACGTGGCCCTAGAATAAGCTTTACATCCAGGTCCTTCTGCTAGCCTCAAAGTGGGGGCTGTCCAGGCTAAGGGTCACTTTTAACAGAGGCGGCAGGTCCCAAGACCAGCCCTTCTGGCAGGCCCCCCCATCTACTTCAAatttaagacta
This window harbors:
- the TNPO2 gene encoding transportin-2 isoform X2, whose amino-acid sequence is MDWQPDEQGLQQVLQLLKDSQSPNTATQRIVQDKLKQLNQFPDFNNYLIFVLTRLKSEDEPTRSLSGLILKNNVKAHYQSFPPPVADFIKQECLNNIGDASSLIRATIGILITTIASKGELQMWPELLPQLCNLLNSEDYNTCEGAFGALQKICEDSSELLDSDALNRPLNVMIPKFLQFFKHCSPKIRSHAIACVNQFIMDRAQALMDNIDTFIEHLFALAVDDDPEVRKNVCRALVMLLEVRIDRLIPHMHSIIQYMLQRTQDHDENVALEACEFWLTLAEQPICKEVLASHLVQLIPILVNGMKYSEIDIILLKGDVEEDEAVPDSEQDIKPRFHKSRTVTLPHEAERPDSSEDAEDDDDDDALSDWNLRKCSAAALDVLANVFREELLPHLLPLLKGLLFHPEWVVKESGILVLGAIAEGCMQGMVPYLPELIPHLIQCLSDKKALVRSIACWTLSRYAHWVVSQPPDMHLKPLMTELLKRILDGNKRVQEAACSAFATLEEEACTELVPYLSYILDTLVFAFGKYQHKNLLILYDAIGTLADSVGHHLNQPEYIQKLMPPLIQKWNELKDEDKDLFPLLECLSSVATALQSGFLPYCEPVYQRCVTLVQKTLAQAMMYTQHPEQYEAPDKDFMIVALDLLSGLAEGLGGHVEQLVARSNIMTLLFQCMQDSMPEVRQSSFALLGDLTKACFIHVKPCIAEFMPILGTNLNPEFISVCNNATWAIGEICMQMGAEMQPYVQMVLNNLVEIINRPNTPKTLLENTAITIGRLGYVCPQEVAPMLQQFIRPWCTSLRNIRDNEEKDSAFRGICMMIGVNPGGVVQDFIFFCDAVASWVSPKDDLRDMFYKILHGFKDQVGEENWQQFSEQFPPLLKERLAAFYGV